From Panthera uncia isolate 11264 chromosome X, Puncia_PCG_1.0, whole genome shotgun sequence, the proteins below share one genomic window:
- the LOC125931955 gene encoding cytochrome c oxidase assembly factor 1 homolog has product MPLPLGKRVLFSSVVVSGSCALTYYLIQKAFSRASYYELVLEQLHSHPESLEALCTPLNIHYLHLTDKYNFVDIASTQLKIPVSGFKSEGHLYVSSSRDAPFQRWHLQDVFLNLKDG; this is encoded by the coding sequence ATGCCATTGCCTCTGGGGAAACGGGTCCTTTTTTCCAGTGTAGTGGTCAGTGGGAGCTGTGCCCTTACATATTACCTTATACAAAAAGCTTTTTCCAGGGCTTCCTATTACGAGCTGGTATTGGAGCAGCTGCACAGCCACCCTGAGTCCCTGGAAGCTCTGTGCACTCCTCTCAACATCCACTATCTACACCTCACTGACAAGTACAACTTCGTGGATATTGCCAGTACCCAGTTGAAGATTCCTGTCTCTGGATTCAAGTCAGAGGGCCATCTCTATGTCAGCTCATCCAGAGATGCCCCCTTTCAGAGATGGCACCTTCAGGATGTCTTCTTAAATCTCAAGGATGGTTAG